The following are from one region of the Populus trichocarpa isolate Nisqually-1 chromosome 8, P.trichocarpa_v4.1, whole genome shotgun sequence genome:
- the LOC7488009 gene encoding aquaporin PIP1-2, translating to MEGKEEDVRLGANRFNERQPIGTAAQSLDDKDYKEPPPAPLFEPGELTSWSFYRAGIAEFMATFLFLYITVLTVMGVVKDQTKCTTVGIQGIAWAFGGMIFALVYCTAGISGGHINPAVTFGLFLARKLSLTRAVFYMVMQCLGAICGAGVVKGFYGKTNYELHNGGANMVAHGYTKGDGLGAEIVGTFILVYTVFSATDAKRSARDSHVPILAPLPIGFAVFLVHLATIPITGTGINPARSLGAAIIFNKDSAWDDHWIFWVGPFIGAALAALYHQVVIRAIPFKK from the exons ATGGAGGGCAAAGAAGAAGATGTTAGGCTGGGAGCTAACAGGTTCAATGAGAGGCAGCCAATTGGCACGGCAGCTCAGAGCCTAGATGACAAGGACTACAAGGAGCCACCCCCGGCACCATTGTTTGAGCCAGGCGAACTGACTTCATGGTCGTTTTACAGGGCCGGGATTGCAGAGTTCATGGCcactttcttgtttttgtacATCACCGTTTTGACTGTGATGGGTGTGGTTAAGGACCAGACTAAGTGTACAACGGTTGGGATTCAAGGGATCGCTTGGGCCTTTGGCGGGATGATTTTCGCTCTTGTTTACTGTACAGCTGGAATTTCAg GTGGTCATATAAATCCTGCTGTGACTTTTGGGCTATTCTTAGCAAGGAAACTGTCCTTGACGAGGGCCGTGTTCTACATGGTGATGCAGTGCCTTGGTGCCATATGCGGTGCTGGTGTGGTGAAAGGATTTTACGGGAAAACAAACTACGAGTTGCATAATGGTGGTGCCAATATGGTCGCTCATGGTTACACCAAAGGTGATGGCCTTGGTGCTGAGATTGTCGGCACTTTTATTCTTGTCTACACTGTCTTCTCTGCAACTGATGCCAAGCGTAGTGCCAGAGACTCCCATGTCCCG ATTTTGGCACCTCTGCCAATTGGGTTCGCTGTGTTCTTGGTGCACTTGGCCACAATCCCAATTACAGGAACTGGGATCAACCCAGCTCGGAGTCTGGGTGCTGCAATCATCTTCAACAAGGACAGCGCCTGGGATGATCAC TGGATTTTCTGGGTTGGCCCCTTCATTGGAGCAGCACTTGCAGCTCTTTACCACCAGGTTGTGATCAGAGCCATTCCTTTCAAGAAGTGA